A part of Vulcanisaeta moutnovskia 768-28 genomic DNA contains:
- a CDS encoding NAD(+)/NADH kinase: MRIMMYIGKYEDYALAKLIVSRLLSSNGVEVVAARDLEVKNLSIPKWDGSQGIDIAMVIGGDGTVLRFIHEIGNSTDTPILHIGTGRVNYLSDVSARDLPQVLDRIIKGEYVVEERITLKAIAAGFECMALNEVLVKGVDPGHLISVTIVEDGGEEMIRARMDGVIIATPTGSTAYALAAGGPVVDNRLAVKLIVPLAPFSRALVPIVHPYEVPIKVLTSEVAHILCDGIVTQRGAEIRIVPNDRRVRFVRTRQYRMYDRLFRRLFIP, translated from the coding sequence ATGAGGATTATGATGTATATTGGTAAGTACGAGGATTACGCATTAGCAAAGCTAATAGTGAGTAGGTTACTAAGTAGTAATGGAGTTGAGGTAGTGGCTGCAAGGGATTTAGAGGTTAAGAATCTCAGTATACCTAAGTGGGATGGTTCTCAAGGTATTGATATTGCCATGGTAATTGGTGGTGATGGTACAGTCCTAAGATTTATACATGAAATTGGCAATTCCACGGACACACCAATCCTTCACATAGGCACTGGTCGGGTTAATTATCTAAGTGATGTGAGTGCCAGGGATTTACCCCAGGTTCTTGATAGGATAATTAAGGGTGAATACGTGGTTGAGGAGAGGATCACACTTAAGGCCATTGCCGCTGGCTTTGAATGCATGGCATTAAATGAGGTATTGGTTAAAGGTGTTGATCCTGGTCATTTAATAAGTGTGACTATTGTTGAGGATGGTGGCGAGGAGATGATAAGAGCTAGGATGGATGGCGTTATAATAGCCACGCCAACTGGTTCAACGGCGTATGCATTAGCGGCTGGAGGTCCTGTGGTTGATAATAGGTTAGCCGTGAAATTAATAGTGCCTCTTGCGCCGTTCTCAAGGGCTTTAGTACCTATTGTTCATCCATATGAAGTACCCATTAAGGTTTTAACGAGCGAGGTTGCGCACATATTATGTGATGGTATTGTCACGCAGAGAGGTGCTGAGATACGCATTGTTCCAAATGATAGGAGGGTTAGATTCGTTAGGACTCGTCAATACAGGATGTACGATAGGTTGTTCAGGAGGTTGTTCATACCATGA
- a CDS encoding twitching motility protein PilT, giving the protein MSNEDAVILDTSAILHMRDLRPLSSIGHLITTNYVINELKDVRAIAVPEVLGIDIYDVSENDIILTRRAYRIPRLLSDTDVSLIVLAMKLRDRNPLVITDDSLLIKFLRRLGIRYSVIFLRKRQ; this is encoded by the coding sequence ATGAGTAATGAAGATGCAGTAATACTTGATACATCAGCGATACTTCATATGAGGGATTTGCGTCCATTATCGAGTATTGGTCATCTAATAACCACTAATTACGTAATTAATGAACTTAAGGATGTGAGAGCCATCGCCGTGCCTGAGGTCCTGGGCATAGATATTTATGATGTGAGTGAGAATGATATAATACTTACAAGGAGGGCTTATCGCATACCTAGGTTATTGAGTGATACTGATGTATCATTGATAGTTTTGGCGATGAAGTTAAGGGATAGAAACCCATTAGTGATCACGGATGATTCATTACTAATAAAATTCCTTAGAAGATTGGGAATAAGGTACTCGGTGATTTTCCTAAGGAAGCGTCAGTAG